The genome window CCATCACCGTTATCCTCGTGACTCACGAACAGGACATAGCGGCGTTCAGCAGGCGGATCATCCGTTTCCTCGACGGCCGCATCGTGAGCGACAGGCCGGCAAAAGGATAAGAAGGATCATTGATGATAAATATCCCGGCGACGATACGGATATCCTTCAGGGCAATCAGGGTGAACAAGATGCGGTCCGCCCTCACCATGCTCGGAATCATCATCGGAGTCGGAGCGGTAATCGCGATGCTTGCCGTCGGCACCGGGGCAAGGGAACAGATATCGGCACAGATTGCGAGCATGGGAAGCAACCTCCTCATCGTTCTTCCCGGATCGACGACGTCGGGAGGGGTGAGAATGGGCTCGGGGACACAGCCAACGCTCACCACGGGAGATGCAGAGGCTATACTCAAGGAGTCTCCGGCTGTTGCCGAGGTCGCCCCTGTATTGAACGGGGTGGCCCAGATCGTGTACGGCCATCAGAACTGGTCTACGGTTGTAGTCGGCACGACGCCGGGTATGCTGGAGGTGAGAGACTGGCCGCTCTCTGCCGGCAAACCCTTCACCCAGCAGGACATAAACAGCGCTACGAAGGTCTGCCTGCTGGGGCAGACGGTTGTGGATAATCTCTTCGGGGACATGAACCCGGTCGGTCAGGTCGTCAGGATCAAGAAGATCCCCTTCATCGTAATCGGAGTCCTTGCAGTCAAGGGGCAATCTCCCCAGGGACAGGACCAGGATGATACCA of Thermodesulfovibrionales bacterium contains these proteins:
- a CDS encoding ABC transporter permease, with the translated sequence MINIPATIRISFRAIRVNKMRSALTMLGIIIGVGAVIAMLAVGTGAREQISAQIASMGSNLLIVLPGSTTSGGVRMGSGTQPTLTTGDAEAILKESPAVAEVAPVLNGVAQIVYGHQNWSTVVVGTTPGMLEVRDWPLSAGKPFTQQDINSATKVCLLGQTVVDNLFGDMNPVGQVVRIKKIPFIVIGVLAVKGQSPQGQDQDDTIYIPVTTAQKKVFGTSFPGMVRVIMVKARSAENLDTAENQITELLRQRHHIGQKQDNDFTVRNLTQMMQAAEQSTKVMTLLLGAIASVSLLVGGIGIMNIMLVSVTERTREIGIRMAVGAKTWDIRLQFIIEALSLSLIGGVAGIIAGLTGSKAVSMIAGWTTIVSLSSVLLAFGFSGLVGIFFGFYPAYKASLLDPIDALRYE